The following are from one region of the Amycolatopsis sp. QT-25 genome:
- the treS gene encoding maltose alpha-D-glucosyltransferase, which yields MAEEAGPDVALGLEDVPHTGEAMTADGMLVEPQADDFRAAQQAPSDPEWFKGAVFYEVLVRAFADSNGDGTGDLRGLAERLDYLAWLGVDCLWLPPFYASPLRDGGYDISDFRAVLPEFGTVEDFVFLLNEAHRRGIRVITDLVLNHTSDAHPWFQQSHSDPDGPYGDYYVWSDDDSRYADARIIFVDTETSNWTYDPVRGQFYWHRFFSHQPDLNYENPDVQEAMIDVLRFWLDLGIDGFRLDAVPYLFEQEGTNCENLPRTHEFLRRCRKVVDDEYPGRILLAEANQWPSDVVEYFGDPEVGGDECHMAFHFPLMPRIFMAVRRESRFPISEILAQTPEIPSGTQWGIFLRNHDELTLEMVTDDERDYMYAEYAKDPRMKANIGIRRRLAPLLDNDRNQQELFTAMLLSLPGSPVLYYGDEIGMGDNIWLGDRDAVRTPMQWTPDRNAGFSSCDPGRIYLPVIMDPVYGYQGLNVEAQSNNASSLLNWTRRMIEVRKQHHAFAAGEFLDLGGSNPSVLAYKRHWKRPDGGEDVVLCVNNLSRFPQPVELDLAAHRGATPVELTGGVQFPSIGELPYLLTLPGHGFYWFQLQNPAEAGETR from the coding sequence ATGGCGGAAGAGGCCGGGCCCGATGTGGCGCTGGGGCTGGAGGACGTGCCGCATACTGGTGAGGCGATGACCGCCGACGGCATGCTGGTGGAACCGCAAGCCGACGACTTCCGGGCGGCGCAACAGGCGCCGTCGGACCCGGAATGGTTCAAGGGCGCGGTGTTCTACGAGGTGCTGGTGCGCGCGTTCGCCGACTCGAACGGGGACGGCACCGGCGACCTGCGCGGGCTGGCCGAGCGGCTGGACTACTTGGCCTGGCTGGGCGTCGACTGCCTCTGGCTGCCGCCGTTCTACGCCTCACCGCTGCGCGACGGTGGCTACGACATCAGCGATTTCCGCGCGGTGCTGCCGGAATTCGGCACCGTCGAGGACTTCGTGTTCCTGCTCAACGAGGCCCACCGCCGCGGCATCCGGGTGATCACCGACCTGGTGCTCAACCACACTTCGGACGCGCATCCCTGGTTCCAGCAATCCCACAGCGACCCCGATGGTCCGTACGGTGACTACTACGTCTGGAGCGACGACGACTCCCGCTACGCCGACGCGCGGATCATCTTCGTCGACACCGAGACGTCGAACTGGACCTACGACCCGGTGCGCGGCCAGTTCTACTGGCACCGGTTCTTCTCCCACCAGCCCGACTTGAACTACGAGAACCCGGACGTGCAGGAAGCGATGATCGACGTCCTGCGCTTCTGGCTCGACCTGGGCATCGACGGATTTCGGCTCGACGCGGTGCCGTATCTGTTCGAACAAGAGGGCACCAACTGCGAGAACCTGCCGCGCACGCACGAGTTCCTCCGGCGCTGCCGGAAGGTCGTCGACGACGAGTACCCCGGGCGGATCCTGCTGGCGGAGGCCAACCAGTGGCCTTCGGACGTCGTCGAGTACTTCGGCGACCCCGAGGTCGGCGGCGACGAGTGCCATATGGCGTTCCACTTCCCGCTGATGCCGCGGATCTTCATGGCCGTGCGCCGTGAGTCGCGGTTCCCGATCTCCGAGATCCTCGCCCAGACCCCGGAGATCCCCAGCGGCACGCAGTGGGGGATCTTCCTGCGCAACCACGACGAGCTGACCCTCGAGATGGTCACCGACGACGAGCGCGACTACATGTACGCGGAGTACGCCAAGGACCCGCGGATGAAGGCCAACATCGGCATCCGCCGCAGGCTGGCCCCGCTGCTGGACAACGACCGCAACCAGCAGGAGTTGTTCACCGCGATGCTGCTTTCCCTCCCGGGCTCGCCCGTTCTGTACTACGGTGACGAGATCGGCATGGGAGACAACATCTGGCTCGGCGACCGCGACGCGGTGCGCACACCCATGCAGTGGACGCCGGACCGCAACGCCGGGTTCTCCTCCTGCGACCCGGGCCGGATCTACCTGCCGGTGATCATGGACCCGGTCTACGGCTACCAGGGACTCAACGTCGAGGCGCAGTCGAACAACGCCTCTTCGCTGCTCAACTGGACCCGGCGGATGATCGAGGTGCGCAAACAGCACCACGCCTTCGCCGCGGGCGAGTTCCTGGACCTCGGCGGGTCCAACCCCAGTGTGCTGGCCTACAAGCGGCACTGGAAACGGCCGGACGGCGGTGAGGACGTGGTGCTCTGCGTCAACAACCTCTCCCGCTTCCCGCAGCCGGTGGAACTGGACCTCGCGGCGCACCGCGGGGCCACGCCGGTGGAGCTGACCGGCGGCGTGCAGTTCCCGAGCATCGGCGAGCTGCCTTATCTGCTGACCTTGCCCGGACATGGCTTCTACTGGTTCCAATTGCAGAACCCGGCAGAAGCAGGCGAAACGAGGTGA
- a CDS encoding maltotransferase domain-containing protein has protein sequence MTGRLGIDDVSPCVSCGRYPAKAVVGEHIPVTATVWREGHDAVAATVAWRGPGDRLTRQTRMAPRGADHPDGFAAVIVPDARGLWTYRVDAWSDPWATWTHAVEVKVAAGQGPDDLANDLEAGARLLERLSRRPDRRAERSLLTGAVTALRDTERALLERIGPALSPEVRLLMHEFPVRELVTKGKAMKLWVDRERAAYGAWYEFFPRSTGGVDERGNPVHGTFTTATAELDRVARMGFDVVYLPPIHPIGRVNRKGPNNTLDAGPDDVGSPWAIGADEGGHDAVHPELGTLEDFDAFVARAGELGLEVALDLALQAAPDHPWVLKHPEFFTTRPDGSIAYAENPPKKYQDIYPINFDNDPKAIYEEVLRVVLHWVDHGVRIFRVDNPHTKPPDFWAWLIQSVKEVDPDVVFLAEAFTRPARLWGLARLGFTQSYTYFTWRTGKQELIDFGVDLWQHWDEGRPNLFVNTPDILHESLQRGGPGMFALRAALAATLSPTWGVYSGYELFEHLPVREGSEEYLDSEKYQLRPRDFEGALAEGRSLEPWLTKLNVIRRAHPALRQMRTLYFHHIDNDALLAYSKQDPATGDTVVTVVTLDPYMAQEGTLHFDMDALGFEPHDRLIAQDEVTGDTWDWGQANFVRLEPWRAVAHVVALRRRLAT, from the coding sequence ATGACCGGCCGGCTCGGCATCGACGACGTCTCCCCCTGCGTGAGTTGCGGCCGGTATCCGGCCAAAGCCGTTGTGGGAGAGCACATTCCTGTCACCGCGACGGTTTGGCGGGAGGGACACGACGCCGTGGCCGCCACCGTCGCCTGGCGCGGACCGGGCGACCGGCTGACCCGGCAGACCCGGATGGCTCCGCGCGGCGCCGACCACCCCGACGGCTTCGCGGCCGTGATCGTGCCCGACGCCCGGGGTCTGTGGACCTACCGCGTCGACGCCTGGAGCGATCCGTGGGCGACGTGGACGCACGCGGTCGAGGTGAAGGTCGCCGCCGGCCAGGGGCCCGACGATCTGGCCAACGACCTCGAGGCCGGTGCCCGGCTACTCGAACGCCTCTCCCGTCGTCCGGACCGGCGCGCCGAACGGTCGCTGCTGACCGGCGCCGTGACAGCGCTGCGGGACACCGAGCGCGCCCTGCTCGAACGGATCGGGCCCGCGCTCTCGCCCGAGGTGCGGCTGCTGATGCACGAGTTCCCCGTGCGTGAGCTGGTCACCAAGGGCAAGGCCATGAAGCTGTGGGTCGACCGTGAACGCGCCGCCTACGGCGCCTGGTACGAGTTCTTCCCGCGTTCCACCGGAGGTGTGGACGAGCGCGGCAATCCGGTGCACGGCACCTTCACCACCGCCACGGCCGAGCTCGACCGCGTCGCGCGGATGGGCTTCGACGTCGTCTACCTGCCGCCGATCCACCCCATCGGGCGGGTGAACCGCAAGGGCCCCAACAACACCCTCGACGCGGGCCCCGACGACGTCGGCTCGCCGTGGGCGATCGGCGCCGACGAAGGCGGGCACGACGCGGTCCACCCGGAGCTGGGCACGCTGGAGGACTTCGACGCCTTCGTCGCCCGCGCCGGCGAGCTCGGCCTGGAGGTCGCTCTCGACCTCGCGCTGCAGGCCGCACCCGACCACCCTTGGGTGCTCAAGCACCCGGAGTTCTTCACCACCCGCCCGGACGGTTCGATCGCCTATGCGGAGAACCCCCCGAAGAAGTACCAAGACATCTACCCGATCAACTTCGACAACGACCCGAAGGCGATCTACGAAGAGGTGTTGCGGGTCGTCCTGCACTGGGTCGACCACGGGGTGCGGATCTTCCGCGTCGACAACCCGCACACCAAGCCACCGGACTTCTGGGCCTGGCTGATCCAGTCGGTGAAGGAGGTCGACCCGGACGTCGTGTTCCTGGCCGAGGCGTTCACCCGCCCGGCGCGGCTGTGGGGCCTGGCGCGGCTGGGATTCACCCAGAGCTACACCTACTTCACCTGGCGGACGGGCAAGCAGGAGCTCATCGACTTCGGCGTCGACCTGTGGCAGCACTGGGACGAGGGCAGGCCGAACCTGTTCGTCAACACCCCGGACATCCTTCACGAGTCGTTGCAGCGCGGTGGCCCTGGCATGTTCGCCTTGCGGGCGGCCTTGGCGGCGACGCTGTCGCCGACTTGGGGCGTCTACTCGGGCTACGAATTGTTCGAGCACCTTCCGGTCCGCGAGGGCAGCGAAGAGTACTTGGACTCGGAGAAGTACCAGCTGCGTCCGCGCGATTTCGAAGGCGCGCTCGCCGAGGGGCGATCCCTGGAGCCGTGGCTGACCAAGCTGAACGTCATCCGCCGTGCCCACCCGGCGCTGCGGCAGATGCGCACGCTGTACTTCCACCACATCGACAACGACGCCCTGCTGGCCTACTCCAAACAGGACCCGGCCACCGGCGACACCGTGGTCACCGTCGTCACGCTCGATCCGTACATGGCCCAAGAAGGCACGCTCCACTTCGACATGGACGCCCTCGGCTTCGAGCCGCACGACCGGCTGATCGCGCAGGACGAAGTCACCGGTGACACCTGGGACTGGGGCCAGGCCAACTTCGTCCGGCTCGAACCCTGGCGTGCGGTGGCTCACGTCGTGGCGCTCAGGCGCCGCTTGGCCACTTGA
- the glgX gene encoding glycogen debranching protein GlgX, with translation MATRPSVDHVLAGRPFPLGAHAEAGGVRFAITSAVADFVELCLIDTDGSERRIALTERTFGVWHGLVPGVTPGQRYGYRVHGPYEPARGLRCNPNKLLVDPYARQITGALTDLRAARGFTGDPDRGRMSTVDSLGSVPLSVVTSPGGPDTGTKPEVPFEEAVIYELHVKGFTEQHPFIPESLRGTYLGLAHPVAIEYLTRLGVTSVELLPVHWFQDEPALIRNGRHNYWGYSPLGYFAPHAAYASEPGREIEEFRLMVAALHAAGIEVIIDVVFNHTAEGGPDGPTLSFRGLDAPAYYLHTDRGHLADITGCGNTLEAASPTVVRLVTDSLRYWTQEMGVDGFRFDLASTLGRPHGGKFDRDSTLLTAITTDPVLSRCKLIAEPWDATGDGYRVGDFGAQWAEWNGRYRDTVRDFWRGATGVRDLAYRLSGSSDLYDHNLRRPWQSINFITAHDGFTLRDLVSYNEKHNDANGEDNRDGTNDNRSWNHGVEGDTADQEVRALRARQARNLFATLLLSTGTPMFTAGDEFWRTQHGNNNAYCLDDETSWFDWTPDGRADEATAMLAFARRVIRLRAASPALRQPEFFEGRTTPTGKPDLIWFRPDGEEFDEADWFEDRRTLGMWIDGSNSQARNREGELVPDHSWLLWLHAGAEPVKVILPGPEYGKTFKASLDTSSADGSPAGFGVLEAKSRITLPARSLLLLRAPRTGSS, from the coding sequence ATGGCCACACGACCTTCCGTTGATCACGTCCTCGCCGGCCGCCCGTTTCCGCTCGGGGCCCACGCCGAGGCGGGCGGTGTCCGGTTCGCGATCACCTCCGCGGTCGCCGACTTCGTCGAGCTCTGCCTCATCGACACCGACGGGTCCGAACGGCGGATCGCGCTGACCGAGCGGACTTTCGGCGTCTGGCACGGGCTCGTCCCCGGCGTCACCCCGGGGCAACGCTACGGCTACCGCGTCCACGGGCCCTATGAACCGGCCCGCGGTCTGCGGTGCAACCCGAACAAGCTGCTGGTGGACCCCTACGCGCGGCAGATCACCGGCGCGCTCACCGACCTGCGTGCCGCCCGGGGTTTCACGGGCGACCCCGATCGCGGCCGGATGTCCACTGTGGACTCTTTGGGCAGCGTGCCGCTTTCGGTCGTCACCTCCCCCGGCGGGCCGGACACCGGCACCAAGCCGGAGGTGCCGTTCGAGGAAGCGGTGATCTACGAGCTGCACGTCAAGGGCTTCACCGAGCAGCACCCGTTCATTCCCGAGTCGCTGCGCGGCACCTACCTCGGGCTGGCCCACCCGGTCGCCATCGAGTATCTGACCCGCCTCGGCGTCACCTCGGTGGAGCTCTTGCCGGTGCACTGGTTCCAGGACGAGCCGGCGCTGATCCGCAACGGACGGCACAACTACTGGGGCTACTCGCCGTTGGGGTATTTCGCCCCGCACGCGGCGTACGCGAGCGAGCCCGGCCGCGAGATCGAAGAGTTCCGGCTGATGGTGGCGGCCCTGCACGCGGCCGGCATCGAGGTGATCATCGACGTGGTGTTCAACCACACCGCCGAGGGCGGGCCGGACGGTCCGACGCTGAGCTTCCGGGGACTGGACGCCCCCGCCTACTACCTGCACACCGACCGCGGTCACCTGGCCGACATCACCGGTTGTGGCAACACCCTCGAGGCCGCGTCGCCGACCGTGGTGCGGCTGGTGACCGACTCACTGCGATATTGGACACAGGAGATGGGCGTCGACGGCTTCCGCTTCGACCTGGCCAGCACGCTCGGCAGGCCGCACGGGGGGAAGTTCGACCGCGACTCGACCCTGCTGACCGCGATCACGACCGATCCGGTGCTTTCGCGGTGCAAGCTCATCGCCGAGCCGTGGGACGCGACGGGGGACGGCTATCGCGTCGGCGACTTCGGCGCCCAATGGGCGGAGTGGAACGGCCGCTACCGCGACACCGTCCGCGACTTCTGGCGTGGCGCGACGGGGGTGCGTGATCTCGCTTACCGGCTCTCGGGTTCGTCGGACCTCTACGACCACAATCTTCGCCGTCCGTGGCAGTCGATCAACTTCATCACCGCGCACGACGGCTTCACGCTGCGCGATCTGGTGTCCTACAACGAAAAGCACAACGACGCCAACGGTGAGGACAACCGCGACGGCACGAACGACAACCGCTCGTGGAACCACGGCGTCGAGGGTGACACGGCCGATCAGGAGGTCCGTGCGCTCCGGGCCCGTCAGGCCCGCAACCTGTTCGCGACGTTGCTGCTGTCCACGGGCACCCCGATGTTCACGGCGGGTGACGAGTTCTGGCGCACCCAGCATGGCAACAACAACGCCTACTGCCTGGACGACGAGACGTCGTGGTTCGACTGGACCCCCGACGGGCGAGCCGACGAGGCGACGGCGATGCTGGCGTTCGCCCGGCGGGTCATCCGCCTGCGGGCGGCGAGCCCGGCCCTGCGCCAACCGGAGTTCTTCGAAGGCCGCACCACACCGACGGGCAAACCGGACCTGATCTGGTTCCGCCCGGACGGCGAGGAGTTCGACGAGGCCGACTGGTTCGAGGACCGCCGCACCCTGGGCATGTGGATCGACGGCTCGAACAGCCAGGCCCGCAACCGTGAAGGCGAGCTGGTCCCGGACCATTCGTGGCTGCTGTGGCTGCACGCGGGCGCGGAGCCGGTGAAGGTGATCCTCCCCGGCCCGGAGTACGGAAAGACGTTCAAGGCGTCCCTGGACACGAGTTCGGCGGACGGCTCTCCGGCCGGCTTCGGTGTCCTGGAGGCGAAGAGCAGGATCACCCTCCCGGCAAGGTCGCTGCTGTTGCTGAGGGCGCCGAGGACAGGCAGCTCCTGA
- the treZ gene encoding malto-oligosyltrehalose trehalohydrolase, translating to MRFSVWAPEAHRVRVRVDAGVHEMTAGDGGWWHADAEGVTYSFLLDDDDVPLPDPRSRWQPHGVHEASRVYDHGEFAWTDDAWTGRQLPGGVLYELHVGTFTAGGTFDAAIERLDHLVELGVTHVELLPVNSFDGTAGWGYDGVLWGAVHEPYGGPDGLKRFVDAAHARGLAVVLDVVYNHLGPSGAYLDRFGPYFAGQNDWGPGLNLDGPGSDEVRRYVIDNALGWFRDFHLDALRLDAVHALADRRATHLLEELATETDALSAVLGRPLTLIAESDLNDPKLVTSRERGGYGLHAQWSDDLHHALHVKLTGETSGYYADFAAPDALERVLREVFFHAGTWSSFRERTHGRPVDTAVVPGHRFLGYLQNHDQIGNRATGDRLSATVAPGRLACGAALLFCSPYTPMVFMGEEWAASTPWQFFASFPDPELAEAVRTGRRREFSRHGWGEAEVPDPMDPATVERSRLDWTEVDRAGHREMLELYRNLIRLRRERPELADPRVAGLRVETAPDRSWLVLHRGGLRLACNFGPAEARIPLGATATLLAWGTATVDGHEARLPPETFVLAETTP from the coding sequence ATGAGGTTCAGCGTGTGGGCCCCCGAGGCACACCGGGTGCGGGTCCGGGTCGACGCCGGGGTGCACGAGATGACCGCCGGTGACGGCGGCTGGTGGCACGCCGACGCGGAGGGGGTCACCTACTCCTTCCTGCTCGACGACGACGACGTGCCGCTGCCGGACCCGCGGTCGCGGTGGCAGCCGCACGGCGTGCACGAGGCGTCGCGTGTCTACGACCACGGCGAGTTCGCCTGGACCGACGACGCCTGGACCGGGCGGCAGCTACCCGGTGGTGTGCTCTACGAACTGCACGTCGGCACCTTCACCGCGGGTGGCACCTTCGACGCGGCGATCGAGCGGCTCGACCACCTCGTCGAGCTCGGCGTCACCCACGTCGAGCTGTTGCCGGTCAACTCCTTCGACGGCACCGCGGGCTGGGGTTACGACGGGGTGCTCTGGGGCGCGGTCCACGAGCCCTACGGCGGGCCGGACGGGCTCAAGCGGTTCGTCGACGCCGCCCACGCCCGCGGGCTGGCCGTCGTCCTCGACGTCGTCTACAACCACCTCGGTCCCTCGGGTGCCTACCTCGACCGGTTCGGGCCGTACTTCGCCGGGCAGAACGACTGGGGTCCGGGGCTCAACCTCGACGGCCCCGGCTCCGACGAGGTCCGCCGGTACGTCATCGACAACGCGCTGGGCTGGTTTCGCGACTTCCACCTCGACGCCCTGCGCCTGGACGCGGTGCACGCGCTGGCCGATCGGCGGGCCACCCACCTGCTCGAAGAACTCGCCACCGAGACCGACGCGCTGTCGGCGGTGCTCGGCAGGCCGCTGACCCTGATCGCCGAATCGGACCTCAACGACCCGAAGCTGGTGACCTCGCGGGAACGCGGGGGCTACGGATTGCACGCCCAGTGGTCCGACGACCTGCACCACGCCCTGCACGTCAAGCTCACCGGTGAGACGTCCGGCTACTACGCCGACTTCGCGGCCCCGGACGCACTGGAACGGGTGCTGCGCGAGGTGTTCTTCCACGCCGGCACCTGGTCGTCGTTCCGCGAACGCACCCACGGCCGCCCGGTCGACACCGCGGTCGTCCCGGGGCACCGGTTCCTCGGCTACCTCCAGAACCACGACCAGATCGGCAACCGCGCGACCGGTGACCGGCTCTCGGCGACGGTGGCGCCGGGCCGCCTCGCCTGTGGCGCGGCGCTGTTGTTCTGCTCACCCTACACCCCGATGGTGTTCATGGGGGAGGAGTGGGCCGCGAGCACACCGTGGCAGTTCTTCGCCTCCTTCCCCGACCCGGAACTCGCCGAGGCCGTGCGCACGGGACGGCGGCGGGAGTTCTCTCGTCACGGCTGGGGCGAGGCCGAGGTGCCCGACCCGATGGACCCCGCCACGGTGGAGCGCTCACGGCTGGACTGGACCGAAGTGGACCGTGCGGGACACCGGGAGATGCTGGAGCTCTACCGGAACCTGATCCGGTTGCGCCGTGAGCGGCCCGAGCTGGCCGATCCTCGGGTGGCGGGCCTGCGCGTGGAGACCGCCCCCGACCGGTCATGGCTCGTACTGCACCGCGGTGGGCTCCGGCTGGCGTGCAATTTCGGCCCGGCCGAGGCACGGATCCCGCTCGGGGCCACCGCCACCCTGCTCGCCTGGGGAACGGCCACCGTGGACGGTCACGAGGCCCGGCTGCCGCCGGAGACCTTCGTCCTGGCGGAAACGACACCCTGA
- the treY gene encoding malto-oligosyltrehalose synthase: protein MAVPASTYRVQLRPEFTFAEAAGLVEYLRDLGIGALYASPVLDAAPGSTHGYDVVDTTRARPALGGEDARRELAEVLKRSGLGLVVDIVPNHMSVEVPKVNRWWWDVLRHGRDSEFAGFFDVDWDRGPLVLPVLGDDDAVAELTVEDDELVYYDHRFPIAPGTGDGTPREVHERQHYRLVGWRRGNAELTYRRFFDITTLAAVRVEDPKVFAETHGEVLRWVADGDVTGLRVDHPDGLADPGGYFQRLRENAPEAWIVAEKILHPGEPLPQSWPVDGTTGYDALREIAGVFLDPAAEPTFTALAAEFGVETGYHAVETEARRLVTDRILVAEVRRIAALLRGVDADAARAAVAEVMVAFPVYRSYLPEGEAHWAAAIAAARRNRPDLEAALDALDTQVRAEPDGELATRLQQTSGMVVAKGTEDTTFYRYTRFAALNEVGGNPDRFGLDVEEFHRLAASREAGHPAAMTTLTTHDTKRSEDTRARMAVLAEVPGEFADAVRRWSARRGIDEPSLNLLAWQTLVATWPIEPDRLRDYLDKAAKEAKLRTSWTDHDEEFEADVAAWPEDVLGDAELAADVEAFVGRITGPGWSNSLGQKLVQLTAPGVPDVYQGTELWDFSLVDPDNRRPVDYGARRAILARIAEGEQPPVDASGAAKLLITHKALRLRRDRPALFAGYRPLRAEGSAAAHVLAYTRSADLVVAVTRLPVGLDAGGGWGDTVLPLADGRWTDVVTGRELGTRPQLSELFDRYAVALLVRGDA from the coding sequence ATGGCGGTGCCCGCCTCCACCTACCGTGTCCAGCTGCGCCCGGAGTTCACCTTCGCCGAGGCCGCCGGGCTGGTGGAGTATCTCCGGGACCTGGGCATCGGTGCGCTCTACGCGTCGCCGGTGCTGGACGCGGCGCCGGGGTCGACCCACGGCTACGACGTGGTCGACACGACCAGGGCCCGGCCCGCGCTCGGCGGGGAGGACGCTCGCCGGGAGCTGGCCGAGGTGCTCAAGCGGAGCGGTCTCGGCCTGGTCGTCGACATCGTGCCGAACCACATGTCCGTCGAAGTGCCGAAGGTCAACCGGTGGTGGTGGGACGTACTGCGCCACGGCCGGGACTCGGAGTTCGCCGGATTCTTCGACGTCGACTGGGACCGCGGCCCGCTGGTGCTGCCGGTGCTCGGCGACGACGACGCGGTGGCCGAGCTGACCGTCGAGGACGACGAACTCGTCTACTACGACCACCGGTTCCCGATCGCGCCCGGTACCGGGGACGGCACGCCGAGGGAGGTGCACGAGCGCCAGCACTACCGGCTGGTGGGCTGGCGCCGCGGCAACGCCGAGCTGACCTACCGGCGGTTCTTCGACATCACCACGCTGGCCGCGGTCCGGGTCGAGGATCCGAAGGTGTTCGCCGAAACACACGGCGAAGTACTGCGCTGGGTCGCCGACGGCGACGTCACCGGTCTGCGCGTCGACCATCCGGACGGGCTGGCGGATCCGGGCGGCTACTTCCAGCGGTTGCGGGAGAACGCCCCGGAGGCCTGGATCGTGGCGGAGAAGATCCTGCACCCGGGGGAGCCGCTGCCGCAGAGCTGGCCGGTCGACGGCACCACCGGCTACGACGCGCTGCGTGAGATCGCCGGGGTGTTCCTCGATCCGGCCGCGGAACCGACGTTCACCGCGCTGGCGGCCGAATTCGGCGTCGAAACCGGCTACCACGCCGTGGAGACCGAGGCGCGGCGGCTGGTCACCGACCGCATCCTGGTCGCCGAGGTGCGCCGGATCGCGGCGCTGCTGCGCGGCGTGGACGCGGACGCCGCCCGCGCGGCCGTCGCCGAAGTCATGGTCGCCTTCCCCGTCTACCGCTCTTATCTGCCCGAAGGCGAGGCGCATTGGGCGGCCGCGATCGCCGCCGCCCGCCGGAACCGGCCCGATCTCGAAGCCGCGCTCGACGCGCTCGACACGCAGGTGCGTGCCGAGCCGGACGGCGAGCTGGCCACCCGGCTCCAGCAGACCTCCGGCATGGTCGTGGCGAAGGGCACCGAGGACACGACGTTCTACCGCTACACCCGCTTCGCCGCGCTCAACGAGGTCGGCGGCAATCCGGACCGTTTCGGACTGGACGTCGAGGAGTTCCACCGGCTCGCGGCCTCGCGTGAGGCCGGGCATCCGGCCGCGATGACGACGCTGACCACGCACGACACCAAGCGCTCCGAGGACACCCGTGCCCGGATGGCCGTGCTGGCGGAGGTGCCCGGCGAGTTCGCCGACGCGGTCCGCCGGTGGAGCGCGCGGCGCGGGATCGACGAGCCGTCGCTGAATCTGCTCGCCTGGCAGACCCTGGTCGCCACCTGGCCGATCGAGCCGGACCGGCTGCGGGACTATCTGGACAAGGCGGCGAAGGAGGCGAAGCTCCGCACCAGCTGGACCGACCATGACGAGGAGTTCGAGGCCGACGTCGCAGCCTGGCCCGAGGACGTCCTCGGCGACGCCGAGCTGGCCGCGGACGTCGAAGCCTTCGTCGGCCGCATCACCGGCCCCGGCTGGTCGAACTCGCTCGGGCAGAAACTGGTCCAGCTGACCGCTCCCGGCGTCCCGGACGTGTACCAGGGCACCGAGCTGTGGGACTTCTCACTGGTCGACCCGGACAACCGGCGCCCGGTCGACTACGGCGCCCGTCGCGCCATCCTGGCCCGGATCGCCGAGGGCGAACAGCCCCCCGTCGACGCATCAGGTGCCGCGAAGCTCCTGATCACGCACAAGGCGTTGCGCCTGCGCCGCGACCGGCCCGCTCTGTTCGCCGGTTACCGGCCGCTGCGGGCGGAGGGCAGCGCCGCGGCGCACGTGCTGGCCTACACCCGGTCGGCCGATCTGGTGGTCGCGGTGACCCGGCTGCCGGTCGGCCTCGACGCCGGCGGCGGCTGGGGCGACACCGTGCTGCCCCTGGCCGACGGCAGGTGGACCGACGTGGTGACCGGTCGTGAGCTTGGCACCCGGCCGCAACTGTCCGAACTGTTCGACCGTTACGCGGTCGCGTTGCTGGTACGAGGAGACGCATGA